One stretch of Neosynechococcus sphagnicola sy1 DNA includes these proteins:
- a CDS encoding alpha/beta hydrolase has product MSTYILEPTTQKFLDDLAGAGGSQIYELAVEDARGVLEGAQSGDVVKLSADIEDRVIPVGPKGEVSIRIVRPPGNHDRLPVVMYFHGGGWVLGSKDTHDRLMREIANGAEAAVVFVDYTRSPEAPYPVAIEEAYAATQWIAENGAAIEVDAARLAVAGDSVGGNMAAAITLLAKERRGPAISFQVLFYPVTDANFETPSYQEFAEGYFLSREAMKWFWHHYAPDVAVREQPTASPLKSSIEQLTGLPSALVITGECDVLRDEGEAYAHKLIQAGVSVTALRYLGTIHDFVMLNVITETPAARGAISLATAVLRQKLAAA; this is encoded by the coding sequence ATGAGTACTTATATTCTTGAACCAACCACCCAGAAATTCCTCGATGACCTCGCGGGCGCAGGGGGATCGCAGATTTATGAACTTGCGGTTGAAGATGCCCGTGGGGTGCTAGAGGGCGCTCAGTCTGGCGATGTTGTCAAACTATCCGCCGACATTGAAGATCGTGTGATTCCAGTGGGGCCGAAGGGTGAAGTCTCAATTCGTATCGTCCGCCCACCGGGCAATCATGACAGGCTGCCAGTGGTGATGTATTTCCATGGCGGTGGTTGGGTACTGGGTAGCAAGGACACCCACGATCGCCTGATGCGTGAAATTGCCAACGGTGCTGAAGCGGCGGTTGTGTTTGTTGACTATACACGTTCCCCGGAAGCGCCATACCCCGTTGCCATCGAGGAAGCCTATGCCGCTACCCAATGGATTGCAGAAAACGGTGCTGCCATTGAGGTGGATGCCGCTCGCCTTGCGGTTGCTGGCGATAGTGTGGGGGGCAATATGGCCGCTGCGATCACCCTCCTTGCCAAGGAGCGTCGTGGGCCTGCCATCAGCTTCCAGGTATTGTTCTATCCGGTAACGGATGCCAACTTTGAGACACCTTCCTATCAGGAGTTTGCAGAGGGGTATTTTCTGTCTCGGGAAGCCATGAAGTGGTTTTGGCATCACTATGCACCGGATGTGGCTGTGCGGGAGCAGCCAACGGCATCGCCTCTCAAGTCTTCAATAGAACAGCTCACGGGCTTGCCGTCTGCCCTGGTGATTACAGGTGAATGTGATGTGCTGCGGGATGAGGGGGAAGCCTATGCCCATAAGCTGATCCAGGCAGGTGTCTCGGTCACAGCCCTGCGCTACCTAGGGACGATCCATGACTTTGTGATGCTAAATGTGATCACCGAAACCCCGGCGGCACGGGGAGCAATTTCCCTGGCCACTGCAGTGCTGCGGCAAAAGCTTGCCGCAGCGTAA
- the miaA gene encoding tRNA (adenosine(37)-N6)-dimethylallyltransferase MiaA: MDIPGLIVLCGPTATGKTGLAIQIAQHLSTVILSADSRACYREFDIGTAKPSQTERQQVPHYLIDICDPRDTFTVATYQTQAQTLIAQLHQQGLVPLLVGGTGLYIQSITQGLKIPRVPPDAGLRSQLQSLGQHQLYELLQNVDPLSCHRIHPHDQVRTLRALEVYYVTGVTLSEQQGETPPAYPILFIGLDCLPMDALNQRIQKRTQKMIAAGFVTEVAMLCQKYGPTLPLLNTLGYRQIKQYLAGELTLVEAEALVVVHTRQFAKRQRTWFHTNTNIAWFNADDPTLFEQVYKRVQEFMIFPGLPQPP; the protein is encoded by the coding sequence ATGGATATACCAGGCTTAATTGTACTTTGTGGTCCTACCGCAACGGGTAAGACTGGTTTAGCGATCCAGATTGCCCAGCACCTATCCACCGTCATCCTCAGTGCTGATTCCCGTGCCTGCTATCGTGAATTTGATATTGGGACGGCTAAGCCCTCGCAGACAGAGCGCCAGCAAGTCCCACACTATCTGATCGATATTTGTGATCCCCGCGACACCTTCACAGTAGCTACTTATCAAACCCAGGCCCAGACTCTGATTGCTCAATTGCATCAACAGGGTTTAGTTCCCCTGTTAGTCGGTGGGACTGGACTCTACATTCAGTCCATCACCCAAGGACTCAAAATTCCTCGGGTTCCCCCTGATGCTGGGTTGCGATCGCAGTTGCAGTCCTTGGGACAACATCAACTCTACGAGCTGCTTCAGAACGTTGATCCGCTATCATGCCACCGGATTCACCCCCATGATCAGGTTCGCACCCTGCGGGCTTTGGAGGTCTACTATGTAACCGGTGTTACCCTCTCGGAACAGCAAGGGGAAACCCCGCCAGCGTATCCAATTCTCTTTATTGGTCTAGACTGTCTTCCCATGGACGCTTTGAATCAGCGAATTCAAAAACGAACCCAGAAAATGATAGCAGCTGGGTTCGTTACAGAAGTAGCGATGCTTTGTCAAAAATATGGCCCGACTCTCCCCCTACTCAATACCTTGGGATATCGACAAATCAAGCAATACTTAGCTGGTGAACTAACGCTGGTAGAAGCAGAAGCATTGGTTGTAGTTCATACCCGTCAATTTGCCAAACGCCAACGAACCTGGTTTCACACCAACACCAACATTGCCTGGTTTAATGCTGACGATCCAACTCTCTTTGAACAAGTCTATAAGCGAGTTCAAGAATTTATGATTTTCCCAGGGCTGCCGCAACCGCCCTAG
- a CDS encoding alpha/beta hydrolase family protein, with product MNLRDKRVVQVIALNPVIGELFGKAGLTQVATPTLILAGTADTLTPALSQQLRPFTQLPTPKYLITAIGGTHLSVGDPNLNQLLAQSDLVRERQGMAVEPLRQLVRGVSLAFIQQLTPNAKAYAPFLTPSYAQSLSTPDLPLRLSTNLPLGLLNLEAALR from the coding sequence TTGAATCTACGGGACAAACGGGTCGTACAAGTCATTGCCCTGAATCCTGTGATTGGGGAACTCTTTGGTAAAGCTGGACTCACCCAGGTTGCGACTCCCACCCTGATCCTGGCTGGAACCGCTGACACCCTCACCCCAGCGCTCAGCCAGCAACTGCGACCTTTTACCCAATTGCCAACGCCGAAATATCTGATTACGGCCATTGGGGGAACCCATCTGAGCGTAGGTGACCCCAATCTCAATCAACTGCTAGCTCAGAGTGATTTGGTGCGGGAGCGTCAGGGCATGGCTGTAGAACCCCTGCGGCAACTGGTGCGGGGGGTCAGTCTTGCTTTTATCCAGCAGCTAACCCCGAACGCCAAAGCCTATGCCCCCTTCCTCACCCCGTCCTATGCCCAATCCCTCTCAACCCCCGATCTGCCCCTTCGCCTCAGCACCAACCTACCCCTGGGGTTACTGAACTTGGAGGCAGCGCTGCGCTGA
- a CDS encoding alpha/beta hydrolase gives MNPTAFTYQFPFQPFLCGLALALSSGFAASPSLAAERLTIRVGFFEQSVEIAELEQFAQTGRLSAPLQPYAPFLTLEFRQLLSRQLPVVPKLSEKFMTRLLQSSSSQPLLQALGNAIPGTTLPQWQAALSQATRQSRSLNVLSLLKAFPTETLTINATAAIALLSQLNPAFWQTQALSPTLERELAAPMTPLPHNLDPAASGLEVVHRQSLKLTDPRRQRSIAVDLYWSDTPQNQLVVISHGLGADRVFLAYLADHLASHGFTVAIPEHPGSNADWLQTVTAHPDFSALLPPNELIDRPQDISFLLDELAKLNRQPGILQGKLPTHQVSVIGHSLGGTTALMLAGAVLDLPALQQFCRNHSPLGKSPADWLQCAAVTNFAPPVPPDPTAATLESTGQTGRTSHCPESCDWGTLW, from the coding sequence ATGAACCCCACTGCTTTTACATACCAGTTCCCTTTTCAACCATTTCTCTGTGGGCTAGCTTTGGCGCTGAGTTCTGGTTTCGCAGCATCCCCCAGTCTGGCAGCGGAACGACTCACCATCCGGGTTGGCTTCTTTGAGCAATCCGTTGAAATCGCTGAATTGGAGCAGTTTGCTCAAACAGGGCGACTCTCCGCTCCCCTCCAGCCCTATGCCCCCTTCCTCACCTTAGAATTCCGTCAGCTTTTGAGCCGTCAGTTGCCAGTGGTTCCAAAGCTGAGCGAGAAATTTATGACAAGGTTACTCCAGTCGTCCAGCAGTCAACCGCTGTTGCAAGCCTTGGGAAACGCGATTCCAGGCACTACACTTCCCCAGTGGCAAGCGGCGCTCTCCCAGGCAACTCGGCAGTCTAGGAGCCTCAATGTTCTCAGCTTACTGAAGGCGTTCCCCACGGAGACCTTAACCATTAATGCCACAGCGGCGATCGCTCTGCTGTCGCAACTCAACCCCGCCTTCTGGCAAACCCAAGCCCTCAGCCCCACCCTGGAGCGGGAACTCGCTGCACCCATGACCCCGTTACCCCACAACCTAGACCCGGCAGCCTCTGGCCTTGAGGTTGTGCATCGGCAAAGCTTGAAGCTCACCGACCCCCGCCGCCAGCGTTCCATTGCTGTCGATCTCTACTGGAGTGACACTCCCCAAAACCAACTGGTGGTGATTTCCCATGGCTTGGGAGCCGATCGCGTTTTTTTGGCCTACCTGGCGGATCACCTAGCCTCTCATGGGTTTACCGTTGCGATTCCAGAACATCCTGGGAGCAATGCTGATTGGTTACAAACGGTCACCGCCCACCCTGACTTCAGTGCGCTCCTGCCTCCCAATGAATTAATCGACCGTCCTCAAGACATCAGCTTTCTACTGGATGAGTTGGCAAAACTCAATCGCCAACCGGGGATACTCCAAGGCAAACTCCCGACCCATCAGGTGAGTGTGATTGGACATTCCCTGGGCGGTACTACCGCCCTGATGCTGGCCGGAGCGGTCTTAGACTTACCGGCTCTGCAACAGTTCTGTCGCAATCACAGCCCTCTGGGTAAGTCACCCGCCGACTGGCTCCAGTGTGCTGCGGTTACGAATTTTGCCCCCCCCGTCCCCCCTGACCCAACCGCAGCCACGCTTGAATCTACGGGACAAACGGGTCGTACAAGTCATTGCCCTGAATCCTGTGATTGGGGAACTCTTTGGTAA
- a CDS encoding PrsW family intramembrane metalloprotease — protein MIQVLSIITLAIAPGVFWLWFFYRQDKLEPEPKSFVVWTFFRGALVVLPVLVIQLLLPLPELVATVVIAPITEEYGKYLVVRNGVFNHQEFDEPLDGIIYAVAAALGFATLENIFYLLDEYFTSGTILEIFVVRALLSVPGHALDSSFWGYALGIAKFTPPQRRPALIRGGLGLAMGLHGLFNLLLSLNPLAALGLLVLIPVSWRMVNRRITRAIAGSPHALSPLSRQKRS, from the coding sequence ATGATTCAGGTTCTCAGTATCATCACCTTGGCGATCGCCCCTGGGGTGTTTTGGCTGTGGTTCTTTTATCGCCAAGACAAATTGGAGCCAGAACCCAAGTCCTTCGTTGTGTGGACATTTTTCCGAGGGGCGCTGGTGGTATTGCCAGTACTGGTAATCCAATTGCTCCTCCCCCTACCGGAACTGGTGGCAACCGTTGTCATTGCACCGATTACAGAGGAGTATGGCAAGTACCTAGTGGTGCGTAATGGGGTGTTTAATCATCAAGAGTTTGATGAACCCCTGGATGGGATTATCTATGCGGTTGCCGCTGCCCTGGGATTTGCTACCTTGGAAAATATCTTTTACCTACTGGATGAATATTTCACCTCCGGTACCATCCTAGAGATCTTTGTCGTCCGAGCCTTGCTTTCTGTTCCCGGCCATGCACTCGACTCCAGCTTCTGGGGATATGCCCTAGGCATCGCCAAATTTACCCCTCCTCAGAGACGGCCTGCCCTGATTCGTGGCGGTCTTGGCTTAGCGATGGGCCTGCATGGACTGTTCAATCTCTTGCTGTCGTTGAATCCGCTGGCAGCACTGGGATTATTAGTACTCATCCCCGTCAGTTGGCGGATGGTGAATCGTCGTATTACCCGAGCGATCGCTGGTTCTCCCCACGCCCTGTCTCCCCTCAGTCGGCAAAAGCGTTCCTAG
- the cobU gene encoding bifunctional adenosylcobinamide kinase/adenosylcobinamide-phosphate guanylyltransferase: protein MAKTMGQVVLVTGPSRSGKSEWAEHLATQSGIGVTYVATASIAADDLEWQARILQHQQRRPRDWLTLQVPVHLIDPLRTLTAQDCLLIDSLGTWLANLLDLEESAWITTETAFLTCLAQCPGMVILVAEEVGWGLVPSYPLGRVFRDRLGSLVRKVAAIADPVYLVTAGQVLNLSQLGSPLPLPPHHQS from the coding sequence ATGGCAAAGACCATGGGGCAGGTGGTACTCGTAACCGGGCCCAGCAGATCGGGCAAGAGTGAATGGGCGGAACACTTGGCAACCCAGTCAGGGATAGGGGTGACCTATGTTGCGACCGCTAGCATCGCTGCCGACGATCTGGAATGGCAGGCTCGGATTCTCCAACATCAGCAACGTCGCCCCAGGGATTGGTTAACCCTCCAGGTTCCCGTCCATCTGATCGACCCCTTACGAACCCTGACCGCCCAGGATTGTCTACTCATTGACTCCCTGGGAACCTGGCTTGCCAACCTGTTGGATCTGGAGGAGTCAGCCTGGATCACTACCGAAACTGCGTTCCTCACCTGTTTAGCTCAGTGTCCGGGGATGGTTATTCTGGTCGCGGAAGAGGTTGGCTGGGGTTTGGTTCCCTCCTATCCCCTGGGTCGGGTATTTCGCGATCGCCTCGGAAGTTTAGTCCGCAAAGTCGCTGCGATCGCCGATCCGGTTTACTTGGTAACTGCGGGACAGGTTCTCAACCTCAGTCAATTGGGATCTCCCCTACCGCTACCACCCCACCACCAGAGCTGA
- a CDS encoding penicillin-binding protein 1A, whose amino-acid sequence MLLSSAAIAGSLVGLAVSFRNLPDVRVLRNYVPTQTTYIFDINGQHLSSIHGEANREVVHLNHIAPNLKRAVLAIEDSYFYYHPGVNPGGIARALLVNLEHGETMEGGSTLTMQLIKNLFLTPKRTFSRKVAEAVLSLRLEQIFSKNEILEMYLNQVYWGHNTYGVETAAQSYFSKPAANLTLAEAALMAGLVQAPEDFSPFVNPQLAKQRQALVLHRMRELNWITAAQAQAALQEPLKFGKITSFKQSQAPYITDAVTQELIQRFGQAAVQKGGMRVQTTVDLKLQKLATETVNRGYASLRNQGLYADQMALVAVDPRTHFIKAMVGGVNYTKSQYNRVTQALRQPGSAFKPFVYYTAFASGRYTPDSGIEDSPVSYPDGNELYTPKNYDGSFYGSMSIRQALAQSRNIPAIRLGQAVGLSKVIEVCRTLGMTSPIEPVISLPLGAVDLTPLEMANAYATFASNGWYAPPTLIVQVTDNEGNVLLDHTPKLKLVLDPWATASLTSVLQDVINNGTGTAAQIGRPAAGKTGTTSSERDIWFVGYVPQLATAVWVGNDDYEPLGHGATGGGFVAPIWADFMQQALKGVPVENFQSASEFIRPN is encoded by the coding sequence GTGCTGCTCTCCAGTGCTGCGATCGCAGGTAGTTTAGTCGGTTTGGCAGTCAGCTTCCGTAACCTACCGGATGTGCGGGTGTTGCGTAACTATGTTCCCACCCAGACCACGTACATTTTTGACATCAACGGCCAACATCTCAGCAGCATTCACGGCGAAGCCAACCGGGAAGTGGTGCACCTGAATCACATTGCTCCCAATCTCAAACGCGCCGTTCTCGCCATTGAGGATAGCTATTTTTACTACCATCCCGGCGTCAATCCTGGGGGCATTGCCCGTGCCTTACTGGTCAACCTTGAGCATGGTGAGACCATGGAGGGAGGCTCAACCCTTACTATGCAGCTGATCAAAAATTTGTTCCTGACGCCAAAGCGAACCTTTAGCCGCAAAGTGGCCGAGGCAGTGCTTTCCCTGCGCTTGGAGCAAATTTTCAGCAAAAATGAAATTTTAGAAATGTATCTGAACCAGGTGTACTGGGGGCACAACACCTATGGGGTCGAAACCGCCGCTCAGAGTTATTTCAGCAAACCAGCTGCCAACTTAACTCTGGCAGAAGCGGCGTTGATGGCAGGATTAGTTCAGGCTCCCGAAGATTTCAGTCCCTTCGTCAATCCCCAATTGGCGAAGCAACGGCAAGCACTGGTGCTTCACCGGATGCGAGAATTGAACTGGATTACCGCCGCTCAGGCACAAGCAGCGCTACAAGAACCGTTGAAGTTTGGCAAAATTACCTCCTTCAAACAGAGTCAGGCACCTTACATCACCGATGCTGTTACCCAGGAGCTAATCCAACGATTCGGTCAAGCGGCGGTGCAGAAAGGGGGAATGCGAGTTCAGACCACGGTGGATTTGAAGCTCCAGAAGCTGGCAACCGAGACGGTCAACCGTGGCTATGCAAGCCTCCGTAACCAGGGACTGTACGCCGATCAGATGGCACTGGTTGCCGTTGATCCCCGCACCCACTTTATTAAGGCAATGGTGGGCGGTGTTAACTACACCAAGAGTCAGTACAATCGGGTAACCCAAGCCCTCCGTCAGCCCGGTTCAGCCTTTAAACCCTTTGTCTATTACACGGCCTTTGCTTCTGGTCGGTATACACCGGACTCGGGCATTGAGGATTCTCCCGTCAGCTATCCCGATGGCAATGAACTCTATACTCCCAAGAATTACGACGGCTCTTTTTACGGGAGTATGAGTATTCGCCAAGCCCTAGCACAATCCCGCAACATTCCAGCGATTCGTCTGGGTCAGGCAGTGGGTTTAAGCAAAGTGATTGAGGTCTGCCGCACCTTAGGCATGACTAGTCCCATTGAGCCAGTGATTTCTCTGCCCCTAGGGGCGGTGGATTTAACCCCGCTGGAAATGGCGAATGCCTACGCCACCTTTGCCAGTAATGGCTGGTATGCTCCCCCTACCTTGATTGTTCAAGTGACGGATAATGAGGGCAATGTGTTGTTAGATCACACGCCGAAGTTAAAACTGGTGCTAGACCCCTGGGCCACTGCCTCCCTCACCTCTGTGCTCCAGGATGTGATTAACAACGGGACTGGAACGGCTGCCCAGATTGGCCGTCCGGCCGCAGGGAAGACGGGCACCACTAGCTCAGAACGCGATATCTGGTTTGTTGGCTATGTTCCCCAATTAGCCACGGCTGTTTGGGTGGGCAACGACGATTATGAACCCCTGGGGCACGGAGCCACGGGGGGCGGCTTTGTCGCTCCCATTTGGGCCGATTTTATGCAGCAAGCATTGAAGGGAGTCCCTGTGGAAAATTTCCAGTCCGCCTCTGAATTCATCCGTCCCAATTAA
- the tyrS gene encoding tyrosine--tRNA ligase, whose translation MVTEHLPVDPPELSWLFRGVSEIFPQQLASLDPGENLVQQLRQCDRPLRVKLGIDPTGADLHLGHSIPVRKLRAFQDAGHQAVLIIGDFTARIGDPTGKSEVRRQLSEDEVAENAQTYLDQVRSILDFETPGRLEIRYNSEWLSQMDLGKTLGLLSTMTVGQMLAKEGFAERYKKETPIFLHEFLYPLMQGYDSVAVAADVELGGTDQKFNIAVGRDLQRQFGQRPQFGVLLPILIGTDGVQKMSKSLGNYVGLAEHPSDQYQKLQKVPDHLLESYFELLTDLPLDALPTNPRDRQGLLAFAVVRQSHGEAAAQAAQVAAQSAGQAGSVPEFSLATVQFPAKLFYLLSASSLCKTSSEARRQLQAGAVKLEGQRLDHVDQIFQTPDDLYGKVLQLGKSKFTRFIP comes from the coding sequence ATGGTTACAGAGCACTTGCCGGTTGATCCTCCCGAATTGTCCTGGCTGTTTCGGGGGGTGAGTGAAATTTTCCCCCAGCAACTGGCATCACTCGACCCCGGTGAAAATCTTGTCCAGCAACTCCGCCAGTGCGATCGCCCCCTACGGGTGAAACTGGGGATTGACCCCACGGGAGCCGACCTGCATCTGGGGCATAGCATTCCGGTCCGTAAACTGCGGGCATTTCAAGATGCCGGACATCAGGCCGTGCTGATCATTGGGGATTTCACAGCTCGGATTGGTGACCCGACGGGTAAATCAGAGGTTCGTCGCCAGTTGAGCGAGGATGAAGTGGCTGAGAATGCCCAAACCTACCTCGATCAGGTGCGATCGATTCTGGATTTTGAGACCCCCGGACGCCTAGAGATTCGCTATAACTCGGAATGGCTCTCCCAGATGGATCTGGGCAAAACGCTCGGGTTGCTCTCGACCATGACCGTGGGACAGATGTTAGCCAAGGAAGGCTTTGCCGAACGCTATAAAAAAGAGACTCCGATTTTTCTTCATGAGTTCCTCTATCCACTGATGCAGGGGTACGACTCTGTGGCCGTGGCGGCGGATGTGGAATTGGGGGGTACCGATCAGAAATTTAATATTGCCGTCGGGCGAGATTTGCAGCGACAGTTTGGACAGCGGCCTCAGTTTGGAGTGTTGCTGCCAATCCTGATTGGCACCGATGGGGTGCAGAAAATGTCCAAGTCATTAGGGAATTATGTGGGGTTGGCGGAGCACCCCAGCGATCAATATCAAAAACTCCAAAAAGTCCCCGATCATCTGCTGGAGTCATACTTTGAGCTGCTGACGGATCTGCCCCTGGATGCCTTGCCGACGAATCCCCGCGATCGCCAGGGTCTGCTGGCATTTGCGGTAGTACGTCAATCCCATGGTGAGGCTGCTGCCCAAGCGGCTCAAGTGGCTGCACAGTCTGCGGGACAAGCGGGAAGCGTGCCAGAATTTTCCCTGGCAACCGTTCAATTCCCGGCTAAATTATTTTATCTGTTGAGTGCCAGCAGTTTGTGTAAAACCAGCTCCGAGGCTCGCCGCCAATTGCAAGCAGGGGCAGTCAAGCTCGAAGGACAGCGACTGGATCACGTGGATCAAATTTTTCAGACCCCTGACGATCTCTACGGCAAAGTGCTGCAATTAGGTAAAAGCAAATTTACCCGCTTTATCCCTTAA
- the pyrF gene encoding orotidine-5'-phosphate decarboxylase, with translation MMSVADRIIVPLDVPSTAQAIALMEQLPQVSFWKVGLELFVHSGGEILTLLKSRQKRVFLDLKFHDIPNTVAAACRSVAGWEVDLLTIHATVGKTGLKAAHTALQAQSPKTQLIAVTLLTSISARQLALELKVPLELPEYTLQMALLAQESGLSGVVCSPQEVATLRRVCGEDLLLVCPGVRPTWADAGDQKRTLTPVEAVTAGADYLVMGRPITATSDPGTAFERICEELTAIQS, from the coding sequence ATGATGTCAGTCGCCGACCGAATTATTGTGCCGTTGGATGTACCGAGCACTGCTCAAGCGATCGCCCTGATGGAGCAGTTGCCCCAGGTAAGCTTTTGGAAGGTGGGGCTGGAGCTATTTGTCCACAGTGGGGGAGAAATTCTCACCTTGCTGAAGTCCCGACAGAAACGCGTGTTTCTTGACCTGAAATTCCACGATATTCCCAATACGGTGGCCGCCGCCTGCCGCAGCGTCGCTGGCTGGGAAGTGGATTTGCTCACCATTCATGCCACTGTGGGTAAAACAGGGTTGAAGGCGGCCCACACTGCCCTGCAAGCTCAGTCGCCTAAAACGCAGCTAATTGCAGTCACCCTCCTGACCAGCATCTCAGCACGACAGTTGGCCTTGGAGCTGAAAGTTCCCTTAGAACTGCCAGAATATACCCTCCAAATGGCACTTCTAGCTCAGGAGAGTGGATTGTCGGGGGTTGTGTGTTCCCCCCAGGAAGTCGCCACCCTCCGGCGGGTTTGTGGCGAGGATTTACTGCTGGTGTGTCCAGGGGTGCGTCCCACTTGGGCCGATGCAGGGGATCAAAAACGCACCCTAACCCCCGTAGAGGCGGTGACCGCCGGAGCGGATTATTTGGTGATGGGTCGTCCGATTACGGCGACATCCGACCCTGGTACTGCCTTTGAGCGGATTTGTGAGGAACTGACGGCAATCCAATCATAG
- a CDS encoding branched-chain amino acid ABC transporter permease — protein MDLQLAQLLLNGVAVGCIIALAAVGLTLTYGILRLANFAHGDLMTLGAYLTLVANASGITLWLAMLVGAVGTVMAFLLSEKLLWSPMRDRRATSTTLMIISIGLALFIRNGVILVWGGGNQRYQIPVMPAQEFFGLKIASDNLIVIGLAIAAMLLLHYLLQNTKIGKAMRAVADNTDLARVTGINVDRVVLWTWVITAVLTALGGSLYGLTEAVRPNMGWFLILPTFAAVILGGIGNPYGAIAGALVIGIAQEMSTPILGTQYKLGVALLVMIGVLLVRPKGLFKGTF, from the coding sequence ATGGACTTACAACTGGCTCAGCTGTTGCTAAACGGCGTTGCAGTTGGCTGTATTATAGCGCTGGCAGCGGTAGGGCTCACCTTAACCTACGGAATTCTGCGGCTTGCAAACTTTGCCCATGGGGACTTGATGACCCTGGGAGCCTACCTGACCCTGGTGGCCAATGCATCTGGGATCACCCTCTGGTTGGCAATGCTGGTGGGAGCCGTCGGCACCGTCATGGCTTTTTTGCTCAGTGAGAAGTTGTTGTGGTCTCCGATGCGCGATCGCCGCGCCACTTCTACAACCTTGATGATTATTTCCATTGGGTTGGCCCTGTTCATCCGCAATGGGGTGATTCTGGTTTGGGGGGGAGGCAACCAGCGCTATCAGATTCCCGTGATGCCCGCCCAGGAATTTTTCGGACTAAAAATTGCCTCCGATAATTTGATTGTGATTGGGTTAGCGATCGCCGCCATGCTGCTCCTTCACTATCTGCTGCAAAATACCAAAATTGGCAAAGCCATGCGAGCGGTTGCCGACAATACCGATCTGGCACGGGTAACGGGAATTAATGTTGACCGTGTGGTGCTGTGGACCTGGGTGATCACGGCAGTGCTGACAGCCCTGGGAGGGAGTCTCTATGGTCTCACAGAAGCAGTGCGACCCAATATGGGCTGGTTTTTGATTTTGCCGACCTTTGCCGCTGTGATCTTGGGAGGCATTGGCAACCCCTACGGGGCGATCGCCGGAGCCTTGGTGATTGGCATTGCCCAAGAAATGAGTACCCCCATCCTGGGAACCCAATACAAGCTGGGAGTTGCCCTGCTGGTGATGATTGGGGTCTTGCTGGTGCGTCCCAAGGGCTTGTTTAAGGGCACCTTTTGA